The Mytilus trossulus isolate FHL-02 chromosome 3, PNRI_Mtr1.1.1.hap1, whole genome shotgun sequence genome contains a region encoding:
- the LOC134709515 gene encoding uncharacterized protein LOC134709515, giving the protein MKAFAPNVYCFVTVITLLSSACGYIILNTNSLEDMIENDSRKDVFSTADELALLKLLRPSKYDDLLLANSNALDKQIDESFVDGNRQKMTDFEVQSKRLACIQYGCKPGK; this is encoded by the exons ATGAAGGCATTTGCTCCAAACGTGTATTGTTTTGTTACTGTGATAACTCTTCTAAGCAGTGCCTGTGGATATATT ATTTTGAATACAAATAGCTTGGAAGATatgattgaaaatgatagcCGTAAAGATGTTTTTTCCACAGCGGATGAGTTGGCACTTTTGAAATTATTGCGCCCTTCCAAATATGACGATTTACTGCTAGctaattcaaatgcattggaTAAACAGATTGACGAGAGTTTTGTGGATGGAAATAGACAAAAG atgacgGACTTTGAAGTGCAATCGAAACGACTTGCCTGCATTCAATATGGTTGTAAACCTGGAAAGTAA
- the LOC134709516 gene encoding uncharacterized protein LOC134709516 — translation MRSVALDAFCFVTVIILLGNACGYTFLENLQNMIDNERRKDFSTLDEFPLFKLDNFMRTNLNTEYDQADNSILNEKRQMIEDYKMLSKRVVCTKYGCNILASVKKMSDN, via the exons ATGAGATCAGTGGCTCTAGAcgctttttgttttgttactgTGATTATACTCCTTGGCAATGCTTGTGGATATACT ttttTAGAGAACTTGCAGAACATGATTGATAACGAAAGACGTAAagacttttctacattggatGAATTTCCTCTCTTCAAACTCGACAATTTTATGCGCACAAATCTAAATACTGAATATGACCAGGCTGACAACagtattttgaatgaaaaaaggCAAATg ATTGAAGACTACAAAATGCTATCAAAACGGGTTGTTTGCACTAAATATGGATGTAACATTCTTGCTTCAGTAAAGAAAATGTCGGACAACTAA